CATGCGCATCGCGATATGGAGATTCTGAGCTATGTGCTGAAGGGCCAGCTTGCCCACAAGGACAGCATGGGCCATGTGGAGGTGCTGGGACCGAACGAGATTCAGAAGATGTCGGCCGGCAGCGGGGTGGTGCATAGCGAGTTCAACGGTTCGGAGACGGAGCCGGTTCACTTTCTGCAGATCTGGATTGAGCCGAAGAGCCGAGGCACGAAGCCGAGCTATGAGCAGTTGAAGTTTGAGGCCGAGGAGAAGCTGGACCGCTTCAAGCTGTTGGCTTCGCCGACGCCGACAGCCGGGGCGGCGACGATCAACCAGGACACGAGCGTGTCGGTTGCTGAGTTGACGCCGGGCAAACAGATTACCTATCCGCTGGGGAGCAAGCGCCATGCGTGGCTGCATGTGATCCAGGGAGAGGTGACGGTGAACGGCAAGGCGCTGGAGACGGGCGATGCTGTTGCCGTCGATAACGAAGAGGCACTGGAAGTAAGTGCGCAGGGGAAGGCGAATAGCGAGATACTGTTGTTCGATCTCGCATAATCCTTTCCCCCGCCGCTGACAGCGAGTTGACAACGTTTTACACAATTGCAACGGTGACCGGCACATATTTTTTGAGTCGGTCACTATAACGATGACATCTCACAGCAGACTTAATTTTCCGAGGAGAACGATTATGAACCGTCGCATCTTTACCGCCGCCCTCTCTGCGCTGCTCCTGACCGGAGTCAGCGCGCTGGCCCAAAGCTCAAGCTGGACGATTGACCCTAACCATTCGCAGGTGAACTTTGGGATCAAACACCTTGGCGTCAGCACGGTGCGCGGCTCTATCAGCGGCGTGAACGGGACCGTGGTCTGGGATGAGAAGAATCCCAGCAAGTCGAGTGTGGAAGCGACAATTACTACGACGACCGTTTCCACCAATAATGAAAAGCGCGACGCTCACCTGAAGTCACCTGACTTCTTCAACGTTGAGAAGTTCCCGACGATGACGTACAAGTCGACTGCGGTGACGAGCGCGAACGGCAAGCTGCAGGTGGTGGGCGATCTGACGCTGGCCGGGGTGACCAAGAGCGTGACACTCGATGTGGATGGACCGACGCCTCCGCAGAAGGGTATGGGGGGCAAGATGGTGACGGGCTTTTCAGCTACGGGAACGCTGAAGCGCAGCGACTTCAACTTCGGTTCGAAGTATGGCTCGCCGATGCTGGGCGATGAGGTTCAGTTCACGATCGACGTAGAAGCGGGTAAATAAGCAGGAAGCAGAAATGGCCCTTCTTTTCGCGGAAGATCGCGGAGGGAAGGGCTTTTGTGTGTCTGAATCAGGAGAGGGTTTCGCGGCTGAGCTCTTCGTTGCGCTTTTCGATTGCGGCGGCGGCCTCCGGCTTCAGGCTGCGCAGGATCTCCAGCAGCTTCGCCGGGTCGAAGGACTCGAGTTGATAGTCGGCTGAGGGGCAGCCCTTGAAGCCGGGGGTGGTGATGACGATGATGGGGACTTTTGGTTGAAGCAGTTTGATTTTGCTGGCGACCTCTTCGCAGGACATGTCGTCGAGACCGCCGTCGAGAACAATGCCGTTGACAGCGGGAAAGCGAGTGAAGACATCAAAGGCCTCCTGACCGCTGTAGGCGGTGATGACGTTGAACTTTGCGGTTTCGATCACTAGCTTGCGGGTCGAGATGCTGCCGGGAAACTCTCGGTCGATGACTAGGAAGCAGGGTCTGATCATGAAGACATTAGACGCTAAAAACACTTTAGAAGACGATTTCAGGGTGAGGCAAAAATTTTCAGTTAGAGGCCGTGGGTGCGCTGGATGCGGTCTTTGTTATCGCGGACCAAACGGAGAAAGTTCTGCTGGATGGGGTCTTCGTTCAGCGGGTTCCAGGCGACGGCGAGTCCCATGTGGAGCTTTTGTGGCACAAGCTTCGTGATGACGACTCCAGGCGGGCGGAGGTAGCGGACTCCGGACGGGACCAGTGCGACGCCTTCGCCGGATTCGACGAGGGTGAGAACGCCGGACCAGGTGGAGGAGGTGTTGACGATGTTCGGGGAGAAGCCTGCGCCGGAGCAGAGGGCGAGGATACCGTCGAAGAGAGCGGGAGTCATCTGGCGATCGCAGAGGACGAAGCGTTCGGTGATAAGGGATTGGATCGAGATGGGTTTGCCGGCGAGAGGATGGTCGCGGGGAAGGACGACGACGATGGGGTCGCGATAGAGGAGTTCGGCGCGGAGGGTCTGGTCGAAGGGCGGCTCGAGGGGGCGGGCGAAGGCGATGTCGATCTTGCCGGTGAGGAGGGCCTCCATCTGCTCGGGCGTGCGCATCTCGTAGAGGGAGAGCTTGATGTCGGGGTGGAGCTTGCGGTAGTCGCGGATGATGCGGGCGAAGAAGCCGCCGGCGCCCCAGAGGAAGAAGCCGATGTTGAGAGACCCTACCTGGCCAATGAGGGATCGCTGAGTGATTTCGATGGCGCGGTCGGCGGCGGCGAGGGTTTTGCGCGCTTCGGCGAGGAAGAGCTGGCCTTGGGGCGTGAGGCGGGTTCGGCCTGAGTTGCGATTGAGGAGC
The nucleotide sequence above comes from Tunturibacter empetritectus. Encoded proteins:
- a CDS encoding YceI family protein, producing MNRRIFTAALSALLLTGVSALAQSSSWTIDPNHSQVNFGIKHLGVSTVRGSISGVNGTVVWDEKNPSKSSVEATITTTTVSTNNEKRDAHLKSPDFFNVEKFPTMTYKSTAVTSANGKLQVVGDLTLAGVTKSVTLDVDGPTPPQKGMGGKMVTGFSATGTLKRSDFNFGSKYGSPMLGDEVQFTIDVEAGK
- a CDS encoding LysR family transcriptional regulator codes for the protein MELRHLRYLCAVAEHGTFSEASRRLHVSQSAISEQVADLEREVGGPLLNRNSGRTRLTPQGQLFLAEARKTLAAADRAIEITQRSLIGQVGSLNIGFFLWGAGGFFARIIRDYRKLHPDIKLSLYEMRTPEQMEALLTGKIDIAFARPLEPPFDQTLRAELLYRDPIVVVLPRDHPLAGKPISIQSLITERFVLCDRQMTPALFDGILALCSGAGFSPNIVNTSSTWSGVLTLVESGEGVALVPSGVRYLRPPGVVITKLVPQKLHMGLAVAWNPLNEDPIQQNFLRLVRDNKDRIQRTHGL
- a CDS encoding response regulator, translated to MIRPCFLVIDREFPGSISTRKLVIETAKFNVITAYSGQEAFDVFTRFPAVNGIVLDGGLDDMSCEEVASKIKLLQPKVPIIVITTPGFKGCPSADYQLESFDPAKLLEILRSLKPEAAAAIEKRNEELSRETLS
- a CDS encoding pirin family protein, which gives rise to MLTVRKSNERGHADHGWLDSHHTFSFANYHDSEHMGYRSLRVINEDRVAEGRGFGAHAHRDMEILSYVLKGQLAHKDSMGHVEVLGPNEIQKMSAGSGVVHSEFNGSETEPVHFLQIWIEPKSRGTKPSYEQLKFEAEEKLDRFKLLASPTPTAGAATINQDTSVSVAELTPGKQITYPLGSKRHAWLHVIQGEVTVNGKALETGDAVAVDNEEALEVSAQGKANSEILLFDLA